The nucleotide window TCAGCAAATTTATGCCAGACAACAGCGAAGATGAGAGAACTTCAACTCAGGCAAATCTTAAGATAAATCGAAAATATAGCGTACAACCTGAAATAGATATTGAAAACTCAGGAAGTAAACCTTACACGATAACAATTTTATATAGTTTACGAGTAGATGACCCCATTATGATGCTTCAGATCACCTCTTTGTCTGTGTTGTTTGAGCAAGCACTAAATCAGATGCTGATAAGGTTCCGGATTGATCAACATCAAGATCCTCAAACTCTTCCATTACAAGAGAGATATCTTCTTCTGTAATCTTACCCATCTCTTTAAGCTTATAAATGACAAACTCAGCAGCCCTATGAAATTTTAGGAAATAGAGAATCAGCAATGGAGCTAACAATCTACATAACAATGTGAATTGAGCACAGAAAGACTAACCCATAATGCAAAGTTAACTTACCCAACAACTCCATCATTATCAATATCAGCTGCCTCCAGATCAAGGTTGGTCATCTTTCTAGTAAGGACCCAATTGACCAGTGCCCTTTGTCTGCTTTCAGTGAACATCTCAGCAACGTTGAAGAAAAACTGACCTAAACCAACTGTACTGATCAGTATCCAAAATATGGCAAATGCACGCCCACCTCTAGTTGAGAAGCTCTTATCTCCATAACCTAAGGTTGTGACTGTTGAACAGACAAAATAGATTGCATTCATAAGGTCTAAACCTTCGACTGAAGATATGAAGATGGTTCCAACCACCATAAGCAGTAACATAATGGCTAATGTCAAGAGGAACTTGTATCTCACTCTGTTAGATTCAATATCCTTCATGATTTGACTTGGACCCTTTTTATGATACTTTTTTAAAGCTCTAATCAGCAATATTTCCTGCTTCTCGACCAGGTAATCTGCTGCTTTGCTTAGTATTAATCCAACAATTGCCATACCTAAGAAGACAAAAACAGAGGCAAGCATCTTCACAAAGGCAGTATTTGGCACTAGGTCCCCATATCCTACAGTAGTCATAGTCACAACAACGAAATAAACAGCATCGATAATTGGATTTGTTTTTGTCCCTTCAATATCATCCCTGACCAAGTAGAAGCATAAGGTGCCAACACACATGTAGACAGCCAAGAAAGCAGCTACTTGAATCAAACTCGGACAGAACTTCCCATAAATGGATTCAGGGTGTGAAAGTGAGCGACCAGCATCTGAAGGAACGAACTCTGTTACAGGAGCACTTCTAACTCGGCGAAATCTTCTTCTATTGGGAGCATGTGTATTATTTGTTTGCAGTGTGGAATCCACTAATCCTGACAGCAGTGGCTGTTTTGCACCATTGGAGGCCATGAAAACAGTATGACAAACGTGGAACAGTCTTAGGAGACCTGCAAATTATTAGACATGTTGAGCTATAGTTTAAACATGCAAGTCAGATATGTTAGGAACAACTCAAAAAAGAAAATCTCAGATGCAAAGTTTATCCCCAATTATTAACATAGTCACCATAAAAGCATATCTGGCTATAGAAATGCCTAAACACTCATGCATAGTTTCTCTTTCTACATAGTGCAGATTAAATTTTCTCCATCCAAATCTTCTAGCTCCTATATATTTCATTCCAGTTATGGAAAACAGTTGTTTTCAGTTTTTCTATGCTTGGCATCTCTTCCCCTCCAAATATTAAGCTACAGGCTATGTGTCATACCCAGGAAATTCTATGAGAACAATTGAACACATTATCTCTACAACATAAATTTTCAGATATGAGAATTAAAGACAAGGCTACAAGTGAGCATTGCAACATTATACAAATGCAAATTATTAAACACAAGATCAAAAGTCAcagcataaaataaaataaaaataaataagaagaaggtTTTTATGAAGCTAGCTAGGTGCTAAATTTAGAATCCTCGCTAACAAGTGAGAAAAACTCCACTTCACCACAATTGAACTTCTAGAGTGAATTGCAAGGAACTACTGAGCAAGAGTTATGGCAGAAGCACGGTGgatataaatttaaagtgctcttTCAGTAAGGAAATTTCCCAGCAAATTCCACCCTAAACCTTCTAAGATCAATGTCACTATAAACCCTGTAGGCAAAACTGTCCTTTACAGCATAGCTACTTCTTGACAATGAAATTGGGTTGCccttaaattttagtttttggtcGAATATAATGAATTGGAAGGGTACGGTGTACATGTGACCAGGAAGTTTCGTATACGAATCCAAGAACCAAGATTGTAAGTACCTGATTTTTACCGCCCAAGTCCAATTGCGTGTATATTTTACAGGTGAGAAGCATTCAAATCATACTCTAATGTTTGTGAACAAAGGGATTCAGtgaatgaaaaaaagaaaaagcattCCAATCCAAATTAACAAGAATTTTCACACAGataatgcataaaaaaaaaaggctTCGAATAGAAAGAGATCTGTAACAGAGGAAACAGGTAGAGACTTTCAACAATGATGCCTCCAATAACCATCGGTGTTTAAGTTGGAAACTTCGCAAAAGAGTCTCAAGACAAAACAAGAAAGttgcacagagagagagagagagagatcaccTGAGGGAGCAGAATTACATAGAATTTTCAAGAATTATTGGGAGTTGATGAGCAAAATCTTGAGAACATCGATTAAACAGCGTGTAATAATCTGAGAGCTTTTGTCTTCCGATGGGATCTTACGGGATCTTGTGTCTGCTCTTTCTGAAGTGGAATGAACATGGTTTTAATTAAGCTGCTCCTTTCGTTTCTTTGGGATTAGAACAGCAGGTGCtgttaagagtttttttttttttttaattttttcttgctttaattaattttgattactGCATTGGACTTAAATTTCATTCTATTTATTTactaaatagtgagaattatgataaaaaaaaaagttattatatAACCATCATCTTCCTCCGGAAGCGCTGCCCatgatcttcttttttttttttttttttttttcagtgtaCATTTtgttaactccgcctaagtagtttgcgcttagccggtcccaaacccggataaaggaggagggctgtgataggtgacaaccagcgtaaaaatttcgtcacaccctatgatatggattcaaatgatataaacgttggggcgtcctctactaacgacgcactacatcggagcccgggtgttgtgataaatatgcaagggtgtagggcgttcaccgaaagcgacgcgccatgccggcgcccgggtgtggtgttaagtgagcaagggttcccacatcatggacgggtgtgggtaaagaagttagtccataagacagataatagaacaaatagtggaacagaacacaagatagacatagaaaataatagaagatatcatagaaggagaccaattaggaaggagcaggataggaggaggatcagggttggtacttggaatgttggatcacttacaggaaaattaatggagcttgtggataccttggaaaggagaagggtgaatattgcttgcattcaggagactaaatgggtaggagagaaaagtaaggaagtgggtaattcatggtACAAATTGTGATTTACCgaaaatgagagaaataagaacggagtgggcataatcatagacaagacattgaaagacgcagtaatagctatgaaaagagtaggagatagaattatattagtaaagctagtactagatggagaaacaataaatatagttagtgcttatgccccacaaataggactagacagtgagagtaaacaaaggttttgggaagatatggatgatttaatgcaaagcataccgaatgaagagaatgttttcattggtgtagatttgaatggacatgtaggaagtgataggcaaggttatgagaatgttcatggaggttttggttttggcagtcgaaatgaggagggaaaaagcatcctggattttgctatggcatacgacctaatactagcaaatacctactttataaaaagagagtcacatttagtgactttcaaaagtgggcaacatagaagccaaatcgacttcctcttaaccaggaagacaaatagagctctatgcaaggattgcaaggtcattccaggagaggctttaacaagtcaacataggttggtggtcttggatgttaagtttaggaacaattcaagtaaggtcagaagaaatagagtagctcgaacaaagtggtgggagttcaaaggagtaaagcaagtgaagttcaaaaatgagcttcttgagtccgaagtatggaagctagatatggaggccaatgatatgtggatacagatggcatcaaagattagagaagtagctagaaaagtacttggggagtctaaaggacatggaccacccttaaaagagagatggtggtggaatgaggaagtacaaaaggcagtgaagagaaaaagggaatggtataagaaattacctaaatgtgataataatgaggcatatgaacagtacaagatagcaaagaaagaggcaaaaaaggcagttagccaagcaagagcacaggcctttgaaaagttatatgagaaacttggaactaaagaatgggagaaagatatttatagattagcaaggagtagagaaaggaaatgtcaagatctcaatcaagttaggtgcattaaggataaagaaggaaaagtgttggtgaaagatgaggacattaaagaaagatggagaaattattttaatgatctctttaataatagtcaaaatggaaatagcgtgaatatagattatagaacaatagaaaagaatgtaaattatactagaaggattagatctttagaagtaaaggaagcacttaagagaatgaaagtaggtaaagcctgtggacagatgaaataccaattgaagtgtggaagtatttgggagatatgggagtggcatggttaactaaattatttaataagattctaaactcaaagaaaatgcacgatgaatggaggaagagtattttagtacctatttttaaaaataaggagacatctgagttgctcaaactatagggaattaaactcatgagccatactatgaagttgtgggagagagttgtggagcatcgactacgtcatgatacttctatctctctcaattaatttggtttcatgcacagtcgttcaactatgggcgatctttctcattagaagcttgatggagaaatatagagatgggaagaaagatctacacatggttttattgatttggagaaggcttatgatagtgttccaagagaggtcttatggaatgcgttagaacaaagagggtatctattaggtatatacaagtattgaaagatatgtatgaaggagcaactactattgtgcgcagtgggaggggacacaagagattttccgatctcaattggattacaccaaggatcgccataagcccttacctttttacattagttttagatgaagtgaaacatatacaagagagtattccttggtgcatgatgtttgcggatgatattgttcgatagatgagacacgagaaggagtcaataggaagctagaactttggagaagtactctagagtcaaagggttttaagttaagtagagcgaaggcagaatacatgcattgcaagttcggtgaaggccaagcggtgatagggaaggagttagtttgaatggagtggcctttgtcccaaagtaatcactttaaatatctaggctcagtccttcaagtagataggggatgtgaggaggatgttagtcataggattaaagccggatggttgaagtggagacgtgccacgggagttttatgtgatcgtaagattcccaataaattaaagggaaaattttaccgtacagccatacgaccggctatgctatatggtagtgagtgttgggcactgaaagagtcgtatgcatctaagataagagttgcagagatgagaatgttaaggtggatgagtggccatactagactagataaagttcgtaatgaaagtattagagaaaaggtaggagtggtgccaattgaagataagttgagagaagggagattgaggtggtttggtcatgtgaagcatagacatacggaggctccagttagacaagtagagcacattaggctagaggatagaaagaaaaaaaggggtagacctaaattgacttggaggagagtagtacagcatgacttagaagcattacacatttctgaggatttaacccaaaatcgttcagagtggaaaaaacgaatccatatagccgaccctaaatttttgggataaaggcttagttgagttgagtagagTTGAGTTGAGTGTACATTTTGTTGGGGGGCCTAAGCCTGGCCCATGATCTTCTTTTATTACTAACAATggctcttttaatttttcattagttaataaaataattttttcagatTCATGAATTTTAAtgtgaatttattaatttttgtttcatttgCCCGAGGTTTTGATCtgatatgacttttatatgatttcttaatataaaagaaaaattatcttTGTAGCTTTTTATAAAGTATTAATTTTTACTAAAAGTgaattatacatatatatttgtaatttaatttatttatatataattttaaattaatttattatatataatataatcttaTCATAAAatgtttatttttaattattaattaaatttattcctTTACCATCATTATACTTTACTTATTGTCTTATAATGTttaaaatattttgtatttttaaataTGTGTCATACAAATatcattttataatattatattattgttTTGTAACAATtacattttataaaataaaataatcaataaccttatttttattaatttaattactaaAAAACAATAATACAAGATCA belongs to Hevea brasiliensis isolate MT/VB/25A 57/8 chromosome 4, ASM3005281v1, whole genome shotgun sequence and includes:
- the LOC110632782 gene encoding two-pore potassium channel 1, with protein sequence MASNGAKQPLLSGLVDSTLQTNNTHAPNRRRFRRVRSAPVTEFVPSDAGRSLSHPESIYGKFCPSLIQVAAFLAVYMCVGTLCFYLVRDDIEGTKTNPIIDAVYFVVVTMTTVGYGDLVPNTAFVKMLASVFVFLGMAIVGLILSKAADYLVEKQEILLIRALKKYHKKGPSQIMKDIESNRVRYKFLLTLAIMLLLMVVGTIFISSVEGLDLMNAIYFVCSTVTTLGYGDKSFSTRGGRAFAIFWILISTVGLGQFFFNVAEMFTESRQRALVNWVLTRKMTNLDLEAADIDNDGVVGAAEFVIYKLKEMGKITEEDISLVMEEFEDLDVDQSGTLSASDLVLAQTTQTKR